The following proteins come from a genomic window of Microbacterium lemovicicum:
- a CDS encoding ABC transporter permease: MSENLTGGALIGPSAQLPAEPPPPSKWHDTFLRITQGNAIISVLAVVLALLVGGVMIAFTDEDVQTASGYFFARPFDTISAVWNAVSGAYIALFQGSIYNFGAPTFERGIRPLTETLTFATPLIAAGLGVSLAFRIGMFNIGGRGQMLMASAAAGWVAFSLDLPFGIHLAVALLAGLAAGAIWAGIAGALKAWTGAHEVIVTIMLNYVAFYLLSFMLRTPGLLQAPGSSNPKTPPMKETAVLPDLLGPQYNLHFGFVLVILATVLVWWILSRSSLGFKFRAVGENPNAARVAGINVKNMYIYGMLIAGALIGLAGVNQVLGTITTGFSSDIDAGIGFDAITVALLGRSTPWGTFAAGILFGAFKAGGFAMQAAEQIPIEIVAVVQALIVLFIAAPPLVRTIFGLPSPERDQKRQRKARAKQLQAEARTVVK; this comes from the coding sequence TCCCGGCCGAGCCGCCCCCGCCCTCGAAGTGGCACGACACGTTCCTGCGGATCACCCAGGGCAATGCGATCATCTCGGTGCTCGCGGTGGTGCTCGCCCTTCTGGTCGGCGGAGTCATGATCGCCTTCACCGACGAGGACGTGCAGACGGCATCCGGCTACTTCTTCGCCCGACCGTTCGACACCATCTCCGCGGTCTGGAACGCCGTGTCCGGCGCCTACATCGCACTCTTCCAGGGGTCGATCTACAACTTCGGGGCGCCGACCTTCGAGCGCGGAATCCGTCCCCTCACCGAGACGCTCACATTCGCGACACCCTTGATCGCCGCGGGTCTCGGGGTCTCGCTCGCCTTCCGCATCGGCATGTTCAACATCGGCGGCCGCGGGCAGATGCTCATGGCCTCGGCTGCCGCAGGGTGGGTGGCGTTCTCGCTGGACCTTCCGTTCGGCATCCATCTCGCTGTCGCCCTCCTGGCCGGCCTCGCCGCCGGTGCGATCTGGGCAGGAATCGCGGGAGCGCTGAAGGCGTGGACAGGCGCGCACGAGGTCATCGTGACGATCATGCTCAACTACGTCGCCTTCTACCTGCTGTCCTTCATGCTCCGCACCCCCGGGCTGCTGCAGGCACCCGGCTCGAGCAACCCGAAGACGCCCCCGATGAAGGAGACCGCGGTGCTTCCGGACCTTCTCGGCCCGCAGTACAACCTGCATTTCGGCTTCGTCCTCGTGATCCTGGCCACGGTGCTGGTGTGGTGGATCCTGAGCCGTTCGAGCCTCGGGTTCAAATTCCGCGCCGTGGGTGAGAACCCCAACGCCGCACGGGTCGCCGGCATCAACGTCAAGAACATGTACATCTACGGCATGCTCATCGCCGGCGCGCTCATCGGCCTGGCCGGGGTGAACCAGGTGCTGGGCACGATCACGACCGGCTTCTCGTCCGACATTGACGCCGGCATCGGATTCGATGCGATCACCGTCGCGCTCCTGGGTCGTTCCACCCCGTGGGGCACCTTCGCCGCCGGCATCCTCTTCGGTGCCTTCAAGGCCGGCGGGTTCGCCATGCAGGCGGCCGAGCAGATCCCGATCGAGATCGTCGCGGTCGTCCAGGCGCTGATCGTGCTGTTCATCGCCGCGCCGCCGCTGGTGCGCACGATCTTCGGGCTGCCGTCGCCCGAGCGCGACCAGAAGCGTCAGCGCAAGGCCCGCGCCAAGCAGCTGCAGGCCGAGGCAAGAACGGTGGTGAAGTGA
- a CDS encoding ABC transporter permease, with protein sequence MTTAGTAGLLTRAPEQASIRSWKAPISLVVFTALYVLLISAAARDGVSTFRLSTDADAIQLPSLSVPVGPAAWVAGLLLLVLTGVAFALVQRRLRTPLWLIIVYILVAVFGFLTWAIAGAAIPVAGLLAGAVALAIPLIYGALAGVIGERAGVVNIAIEGQLLAGAFSAAVVSTITGQPLLGMVAAMIAGVLVAAVLAAFAIKYLVDQVIVGVVLNVLVAGLTSFLYSQVLQPNQATLNTPPRFDRLPIPLLSEIPILGPVLFRQTIIVYLMYIAVAVVWFAMFRTRWGLRLRAVGEHPQAADTVGINVNATRFWNVLLAGAIAGLGGTVFTIGNGIAFNKEMTAGAGFIALAAVIFGQWDPIRATLAALLFGFASSLQSTLSVIGSPVPSEFMLMLPYLVTIFVVAGVVGRSRAPAADGQPYIKG encoded by the coding sequence ATGACGACCGCCGGTACCGCGGGACTGCTCACACGGGCGCCCGAGCAGGCATCGATCCGCAGCTGGAAAGCGCCGATCTCCCTCGTGGTGTTCACCGCTCTCTACGTGCTCCTCATCAGCGCTGCCGCGCGCGACGGGGTCTCGACATTCCGCCTGTCCACCGACGCCGACGCGATTCAGCTGCCGTCGCTGTCGGTACCCGTCGGGCCGGCGGCCTGGGTCGCCGGACTGCTCCTGCTGGTGCTCACCGGAGTGGCCTTCGCCCTGGTGCAGCGTCGCTTGCGCACCCCGCTGTGGCTCATCATCGTCTACATCCTCGTCGCCGTCTTCGGGTTCCTGACGTGGGCCATCGCCGGAGCTGCCATCCCGGTCGCCGGCCTGCTCGCCGGTGCGGTGGCCCTGGCCATCCCGCTCATATACGGCGCACTGGCTGGAGTGATCGGTGAGCGCGCAGGTGTGGTGAACATCGCGATCGAGGGTCAGCTGCTGGCCGGCGCCTTCAGCGCCGCGGTCGTGTCGACCATCACCGGGCAGCCCCTCCTGGGCATGGTGGCCGCGATGATCGCGGGCGTCCTGGTCGCCGCGGTGCTGGCGGCGTTCGCCATCAAGTACCTCGTCGACCAGGTGATCGTCGGCGTCGTGCTGAACGTGCTCGTCGCGGGTCTCACGAGCTTCCTTTACTCGCAGGTGCTTCAGCCCAATCAGGCGACCTTGAACACCCCGCCGCGGTTCGACCGACTCCCGATCCCGCTGCTCAGCGAGATTCCCATCCTCGGTCCGGTTCTCTTCCGCCAGACGATCATCGTGTATCTGATGTACATCGCCGTCGCAGTGGTGTGGTTCGCCATGTTCCGCACCCGTTGGGGTCTGCGTCTGCGGGCCGTCGGCGAGCATCCGCAGGCCGCCGACACGGTCGGCATCAACGTCAACGCGACGCGCTTCTGGAACGTCCTGCTGGCGGGGGCGATCGCGGGGCTCGGCGGCACCGTGTTCACCATCGGCAACGGCATCGCTTTCAACAAGGAGATGACCGCGGGAGCAGGCTTCATCGCGCTGGCCGCGGTGATCTTCGGGCAGTGGGACCCCATCCGAGCGACCCTGGCGGCGCTGCTGTTCGGCTTCGCCTCCAGCCTTCAGAGCACCCTCAGCGTCATCGGCTCGCCGGTGCCGAGCGAGTTCATGCTCATGCTCCCGTACCTCGTGACCATCTTCGTCGTCGCCGGTGTCGTCGGACGCTCCCGCGCTCCTGCCGCCGACGGCCAGCCATACATCAAGGGATGA
- a CDS encoding cytidine deaminase, with translation MTDIDWDELRAVATDAMERAYAPYSRYRVGAAALVSDGRIVSGCNVENASYGVGLCAECALVGDLHMSGGGQLVAFVCVNNDGQTIMPCGRCRQLLNEFALPGMLLETVSGIRTIDEVLPDAFGPRDLEDAAR, from the coding sequence GTGACCGACATCGACTGGGATGAACTCCGTGCCGTGGCCACCGACGCGATGGAGCGGGCGTACGCGCCGTATTCGCGCTACCGGGTCGGCGCCGCAGCCCTCGTGAGCGACGGACGCATCGTCTCCGGATGCAACGTCGAGAACGCCTCGTACGGCGTCGGCCTCTGCGCCGAGTGCGCCCTCGTCGGAGACCTGCACATGTCGGGCGGCGGGCAGCTCGTCGCGTTCGTCTGCGTCAACAACGACGGACAGACGATCATGCCGTGCGGACGCTGCCGTCAGCTGCTCAACGAGTTCGCGCTGCCCGGGATGCTGCTCGAGACCGTGTCGGGGATCCGCACCATCGACGAGGTGCTGCCCGACGCCTTCGGCCCGCGCGACCTCGAGGACGCCGCGCGGTGA
- a CDS encoding thymidine phosphorylase — MSSGVEAFDAVDVIRAKRDGGAVPEDALRWMVDAYTRGYVADSQMASFAMAVLLNGMERDEIRVMTDAMIASGERMSFAGLGKRTVDKHSTGGVGDKITLPLAPLVASFGVAVPQLSGRGLGHTGGTLDKLEAIPGWRAALSNDEMTAQLRDVGAVICAAGSGLAPADKKLYALRDVTGTVEAIPLIASSIMSKKIAEGTDALVLDVKFGSGAFMRDVDRARELARTMVALGTDSGVATTALLTDMNTPLGLAIGNANEVRESVEVLAGGGPTDVVELTLALAREMLALAGQPDADVEAALADGRAMDAWRRMIRAQDGDPDAALPQPRETHVVAASADGFVSRMEALPFGIAAWRLGAGRARAEDAVLHAAGIDLLVKPGDAVRAGQPLFTLLGHDDTRFERALDALEGAWEIGDTPPAAAPLVLERITA, encoded by the coding sequence GTGAGCTCCGGGGTCGAAGCGTTCGACGCCGTCGACGTCATCCGCGCGAAGCGCGACGGCGGAGCCGTGCCCGAAGACGCGCTGCGGTGGATGGTCGATGCGTACACGCGCGGCTACGTCGCCGACTCGCAGATGGCCTCCTTCGCGATGGCCGTGCTCCTCAACGGCATGGAGCGCGACGAGATCCGCGTGATGACCGACGCGATGATCGCCTCGGGGGAGCGCATGAGCTTCGCCGGCCTGGGGAAGCGCACGGTCGACAAGCACTCCACCGGCGGGGTGGGCGACAAGATCACCCTTCCGCTGGCTCCGCTCGTGGCATCCTTCGGCGTCGCCGTGCCCCAGCTGTCGGGCCGCGGCCTCGGCCACACCGGTGGCACGCTCGACAAGCTCGAGGCGATCCCCGGCTGGCGCGCGGCGCTGTCCAACGACGAGATGACCGCCCAGCTGCGCGACGTCGGCGCGGTCATCTGCGCCGCGGGCTCCGGGCTCGCCCCCGCCGACAAGAAGCTCTATGCGCTCCGGGACGTGACGGGCACGGTCGAGGCGATCCCGCTGATCGCGTCGAGCATCATGTCGAAGAAGATCGCCGAGGGCACCGACGCGCTCGTGCTCGACGTGAAGTTCGGCTCCGGCGCCTTCATGCGCGACGTCGACCGTGCGCGCGAGCTCGCCCGCACCATGGTCGCGCTCGGCACCGACTCGGGCGTGGCCACCACCGCGCTGCTCACCGACATGAACACGCCGCTGGGCCTGGCGATCGGCAACGCGAACGAGGTCCGCGAGTCGGTCGAGGTGCTCGCCGGCGGCGGCCCCACCGACGTGGTCGAGCTCACTCTCGCGCTGGCGCGCGAGATGCTCGCGCTCGCCGGGCAGCCCGATGCCGACGTCGAGGCCGCTCTGGCCGACGGACGGGCGATGGACGCGTGGCGCCGGATGATCCGCGCGCAGGACGGCGATCCGGATGCCGCACTGCCTCAGCCCCGCGAGACGCATGTGGTCGCGGCATCTGCCGACGGCTTCGTCTCGCGCATGGAGGCACTGCCCTTCGGCATCGCCGCGTGGCGCCTCGGCGCCGGACGTGCGCGCGCGGAGGATGCCGTGCTGCACGCCGCGGGCATAGACCTGCTGGTCAAGCCGGGCGACGCCGTGCGCGCGGGCCAGCCGCTCTTCACCCTGCTCGGGCATGACGACACGCGCTTCGAGCGTGCCCTCGACGCCCTGGAGGGCGCGTGGGAGATCGGCGACACCCCGCCCGCCGCCGCCCCGCTCGTCCTCGAGCGCATCACCGCCTGA
- a CDS encoding adenosine deaminase produces the protein MPIDQNGDALVEGVSIRRLPKISLHDHLDGALRPATIVELGDAVGLDLPVADADGLGTWIGEQSDSGSLVEYLKTFDLTTAVMQTREGLTRVAREFVEDLAEDGVIYGEVRWAPEQHVGGGLSLEEAVEAVQDGIEEGEDAAERAGRDIRVGQLITAMRHTDRSLEIAKLAVAFRGRGAVGFDIAGPEDGFPPSRLRDAFEYLASEFFPTTVHAGEAAGLDSIRSALVDGRALRLGHGVRIAEDLEVVSRAGEEVLVQFGDLARWVRDREIPLELSPSSNLQTGAIERWGTELGDHPFDLLYQLGFAVTVNVDNRTMSRTSLTRELALLVETFEYDLADLEAFQLNAAAGAFLPVEEREELIELIADGFDR, from the coding sequence ATGCCCATCGACCAGAACGGCGATGCCCTCGTCGAGGGCGTGTCGATCCGCCGCCTGCCCAAGATCTCGCTGCACGACCACCTCGACGGGGCGCTGCGGCCGGCGACCATCGTCGAGCTCGGCGATGCCGTCGGCCTCGACCTCCCCGTGGCCGACGCCGACGGCCTCGGCACGTGGATCGGCGAGCAGAGCGACTCCGGTTCGCTCGTCGAGTACCTGAAGACGTTCGACCTGACCACGGCCGTCATGCAGACCCGCGAAGGCCTCACGCGCGTCGCGCGCGAGTTCGTCGAGGACCTCGCCGAGGACGGCGTGATCTACGGCGAGGTGCGCTGGGCCCCCGAGCAGCATGTCGGCGGCGGTCTGTCGCTGGAGGAGGCCGTCGAGGCGGTCCAGGACGGGATCGAGGAGGGAGAGGATGCTGCGGAGCGGGCAGGCCGCGACATCCGCGTCGGTCAGCTGATCACCGCGATGCGCCACACCGACCGGTCGCTCGAGATCGCGAAGCTCGCTGTCGCCTTCCGTGGGCGCGGCGCCGTCGGCTTCGACATCGCCGGTCCCGAGGACGGCTTCCCGCCGTCGCGGCTCCGCGACGCATTCGAGTACCTCGCATCGGAGTTCTTCCCGACGACCGTGCACGCCGGCGAGGCCGCCGGGCTCGACTCCATCCGCTCGGCGCTGGTCGACGGCCGCGCGCTGCGCCTGGGCCACGGCGTGCGGATCGCGGAGGACCTCGAGGTCGTCTCGCGCGCCGGCGAAGAGGTGCTCGTGCAGTTCGGCGACCTGGCTCGCTGGGTGCGCGACCGGGAGATCCCGCTCGAGCTGTCGCCGTCGTCGAACCTGCAGACCGGGGCCATCGAGCGCTGGGGCACGGAGCTCGGCGACCACCCGTTCGACCTGCTGTATCAGCTGGGTTTCGCGGTCACGGTGAACGTGGACAACCGCACCATGAGCCGCACGTCGCTGACGCGCGAGCTCGCGCTGCTGGTCGAGACCTTCGAGTACGACCTGGCCGACCTCGAGGCGTTCCAGCTGAACGCCGCCGCAGGCGCCTTCCTGCCCGTCGAGGAGCGCGAGGAGCTCATCGAGCTGATCGCCGACGGCTTCGACCGCTGA
- a CDS encoding endonuclease domain-containing protein, which produces MTAAGPTAVDLLSAEYLPPSALARAGVKRQTRAALVADGSLLRLRRGRYVRAGTHASLVEAGRLGGRLDCVSLLAELGVFVRTRHHLHLQFEPGTTRLPLRPGTTRAHWRSTHVRREAMCADLVEALAQACRCQTPRDAIATLDSAWHLGLVDENGVESVFARLPRRFRALRPLLDPRSEAGPETLVRLLLRSLGCQVAIQVTLRGVGRVDLVVDGWLIVECDSLAFHEGWAAQKRDRRRDLVAAGLGYTTIRLLAEDIMYRPDELRAMLQAVLSHSR; this is translated from the coding sequence ATGACAGCCGCCGGCCCGACCGCCGTCGACCTGTTGTCGGCGGAGTATCTGCCGCCGTCCGCCCTCGCTCGGGCCGGCGTGAAGCGACAGACGCGTGCCGCGCTCGTCGCGGACGGATCACTGCTCCGTCTGCGACGCGGACGCTACGTGCGTGCCGGAACACACGCCTCGCTTGTGGAGGCAGGCCGGCTCGGCGGCAGGCTCGACTGCGTCTCGCTGCTCGCAGAGCTCGGCGTCTTCGTCCGCACGCGTCACCATCTGCACCTGCAGTTCGAGCCTGGGACGACGCGACTTCCTCTGCGCCCGGGCACGACACGAGCCCACTGGCGTTCCACACACGTGCGCCGCGAGGCGATGTGCGCAGACCTCGTCGAAGCCCTCGCGCAGGCATGTCGATGCCAGACGCCGCGCGACGCCATCGCGACCTTGGACAGCGCCTGGCACCTCGGGTTGGTGGATGAGAACGGAGTCGAGAGTGTCTTCGCGCGTCTCCCGCGGAGATTCCGCGCCCTTCGTCCGCTGCTGGACCCACGGAGCGAAGCCGGGCCGGAGACCCTCGTCCGACTTCTTCTTCGCTCGCTGGGCTGCCAGGTCGCCATCCAGGTCACGCTGCGCGGCGTCGGACGCGTCGACCTCGTGGTGGACGGGTGGCTCATCGTCGAGTGCGACAGCCTGGCGTTCCACGAAGGCTGGGCTGCGCAGAAGCGCGACAGGCGCCGCGACCTCGTCGCCGCCGGACTCGGCTACACGACGATCCGGCTCCTGGCGGAAGACATCATGTACCGCCCCGACGAGCTGCGCGCGATGCTGCAGGCCGTCCTCTCGCACAGCCGCTGA
- a CDS encoding alpha/beta hydrolase has translation MLIWIGSVLVGLIVLVIVALLLYANIGVMGAEPGPLQAVRDDPAIVLDDSGDSIVMTPASGGGDEGLVFIPGAKVDPLAYAAKLSGLVADDGLTVVITRPTLNLAFFDLRPLSAFTDAAPGVERWMVGGHSLGGVRACQLAGDADGLVLFGSYCANDLSGTDLPVLSIGGSDDGLSTPEKIADARGALPADAQLVQIDGASHASFGDYGPQTGDGTPTIDDAAMTARLTELVGTFAASLSPAG, from the coding sequence GTGCTGATCTGGATCGGATCTGTTCTCGTCGGGCTGATCGTACTGGTGATCGTCGCCCTCCTCCTCTACGCCAACATCGGCGTCATGGGCGCCGAGCCCGGCCCGCTGCAAGCGGTGCGCGACGACCCGGCGATTGTGCTGGACGATTCGGGCGACTCGATCGTCATGACCCCCGCGTCCGGCGGTGGTGACGAGGGGCTGGTGTTCATCCCCGGTGCGAAGGTCGACCCGCTCGCCTACGCCGCGAAGCTGTCCGGACTCGTCGCCGACGACGGCCTCACCGTCGTCATCACCCGCCCGACGCTGAATCTCGCGTTCTTCGACCTGCGGCCGCTCTCGGCGTTCACCGACGCCGCGCCCGGTGTCGAGCGCTGGATGGTGGGCGGCCACTCGCTCGGGGGTGTGCGGGCGTGCCAGCTCGCCGGCGACGCCGACGGGCTGGTGCTGTTCGGCAGCTACTGCGCGAACGACCTGTCCGGCACCGACCTGCCGGTGCTCAGCATCGGCGGCAGCGACGACGGGCTGTCGACGCCGGAGAAGATCGCGGATGCCCGGGGCGCGCTGCCCGCCGACGCCCAGCTCGTCCAGATCGACGGCGCCTCGCACGCGTCGTTCGGGGACTACGGCCCGCAGACCGGCGACGGCACCCCCACGATCGACGACGCCGCCATGACCGCGCGGCTGACGGAGCTGGTCGGCACCTTCGCCGCCTCCCTCTCCCCCGCCGGCTGA
- a CDS encoding mannitol-1-phosphate 5-dehydrogenase, with translation MKAVHFGAGNIGRGFVGLLLHEGGYELVFSDVAAPLVDAINAASEYTVHAVGEGGGDTVVTGFRAVNSAEEPGKVVDEISTADIVTTAVGPTILKFVAPHIVAALALRDLQSRPLQVMACENAINATDILRDAIVELAGDDWPELSGRAVFANTAVDRIVPGQPEGGGVDVTVEPFYEWAIERPPFGDDPPSIPGAHFVDDLEPYIERKLFTVNTGHATTAYFGALAGVEKISDALAEPTIAAQVEAVLEETSALLVAKHELDPVTQAEYRATILRRFANPLLPDTVWRVGRQPLRKLSRHERFVGPAAEAAERGLDTAALVGAMGAALAFDDDEDAQSVDLQRQIREQDAATFTAAVTGLEPQHPLFSQVEAVVAARQAELA, from the coding sequence ATGAAGGCGGTCCACTTCGGCGCCGGCAACATCGGCCGCGGCTTCGTCGGCCTGCTGCTGCACGAGGGCGGCTACGAGCTGGTCTTCTCGGACGTCGCCGCGCCGCTCGTCGACGCGATCAACGCGGCCTCCGAGTACACCGTCCACGCGGTCGGCGAGGGCGGCGGCGACACCGTCGTGACCGGCTTCCGCGCCGTCAACAGCGCGGAGGAGCCCGGAAAGGTCGTCGACGAGATCTCGACAGCCGACATCGTCACGACCGCCGTCGGCCCGACGATCCTCAAGTTCGTCGCGCCGCACATCGTGGCGGCGCTCGCGCTGCGCGACCTGCAGTCGCGGCCGCTGCAGGTGATGGCGTGCGAGAACGCCATCAACGCCACCGACATCCTGCGCGACGCGATCGTCGAGCTCGCCGGCGACGACTGGCCGGAGCTGTCCGGCCGGGCGGTCTTCGCCAACACCGCAGTCGACCGCATCGTGCCGGGGCAGCCCGAGGGCGGCGGCGTTGACGTCACCGTCGAGCCGTTCTACGAGTGGGCGATCGAGCGCCCGCCCTTCGGCGACGACCCGCCGTCGATCCCCGGCGCGCACTTCGTCGACGACCTCGAGCCCTACATCGAGCGGAAGCTCTTCACCGTCAACACCGGGCACGCCACGACGGCGTACTTCGGCGCGCTCGCGGGGGTCGAGAAGATCTCGGATGCCCTCGCCGAGCCGACGATCGCCGCCCAGGTCGAGGCTGTGCTCGAGGAGACGTCGGCCCTGCTCGTGGCCAAGCACGAGCTCGACCCCGTCACCCAGGCCGAGTACCGGGCGACGATCCTGCGCCGCTTCGCGAACCCGCTTCTGCCCGACACCGTCTGGCGGGTGGGGCGCCAGCCGCTGCGCAAGCTGTCGCGGCACGAGCGCTTCGTCGGTCCCGCCGCCGAGGCCGCCGAGCGCGGACTGGACACCGCCGCGCTGGTCGGAGCGATGGGCGCCGCGCTCGCGTTCGATGACGACGAGGACGCGCAGTCGGTCGATCTGCAGCGGCAGATCCGCGAACAGGATGCCGCGACCTTCACCGCCGCCGTCACGGGGCTGGAGCCGCAGCATCCGCTCTTCTCGCAGGTGGAGGCCGTCGTCGCGGCGCGACAGGCCGAGCTGGCGTGA
- a CDS encoding PTS sugar transporter subunit IIA encodes MARDVLSLGQVRIHSGGASREEAMKEAADILESVGAVTSAYFDAMQQREVTVSTYMGNELAIPHGTNETKAAILESALSVVRYDGGVDWGGEPVTFVVGIAGKGDEHLEILSQIAILFSDEDEVAKLKQAQTPEELFALVSAAGV; translated from the coding sequence ATGGCACGTGATGTCCTGAGCCTCGGCCAGGTCCGGATCCACTCGGGCGGAGCTTCCCGCGAAGAGGCGATGAAGGAGGCCGCCGACATCCTCGAGTCCGTCGGCGCCGTCACCAGCGCGTACTTCGACGCGATGCAGCAGCGCGAGGTGACCGTCTCGACCTACATGGGCAACGAGCTCGCCATCCCCCACGGCACCAACGAGACGAAGGCCGCGATCCTCGAGTCCGCCCTGTCGGTCGTCCGCTACGACGGCGGCGTGGACTGGGGCGGCGAGCCCGTCACCTTCGTCGTCGGCATCGCCGGCAAGGGCGACGAGCACCTCGAGATCCTGTCGCAGATCGCGATCCTGTTCTCCGACGAGGACGAGGTCGCCAAGCTGAAGCAGGCGCAGACGCCGGAAGAGCTGTTCGCGCTGGTGTCGGCCGCGGGCGTCTGA
- a CDS encoding PTS mannitol transporter subunit IICB codes for MTTASATKKPGGARVAVQRFGTFLSGMIMPNIAAFIAWGFITMLFIPAGFFGANSPFGWHWAPVAEIIGGGGDPAVIGWNGAMTQLAAGDVSAYVGLVGPMVTYLLPLLIANTAGRMVYGERGGVVATIAVMGVIVGTDIPMFLGAMIMGPIAAYATKQMDRIWDGKIKPGFEMLVNNFSAGILGMILAIIGFFVFGPIMLGISTVLGAAVAWLVSLGLLPLLSIIVEPAKVLFLNNAINHGVFTPLGIEQAADTGKSILFLIEANPGPGLGLLLAFTFFGVGAAKASAPGAIVIQFFGGIHEIYFPYALAKPMTILALIAGGATGVATNALLGGGLAFPAAPGSIIAVSAAGIGPGVGNLVVVYLSVVLAAAVSFLVAAVILRASRKRDLLAEGDSFGAAIAQTEANKGKASVAMDALRSSRGRDDAAERDADSALDKLETQAASGGREDGGLLTTKQVRSIVFACDAGMGSSAMGASVLRNKMKKAGIEGVTVVNQAIANLDGSADLIITQNQLTDRARQKSPEAIHVSVDNFMNSPKYEEVVDLVRDQHQDGA; via the coding sequence ATGACGACGGCGTCAGCCACGAAGAAGCCCGGGGGCGCGCGCGTCGCGGTCCAGCGCTTCGGCACATTCCTCTCGGGCATGATCATGCCCAACATCGCGGCGTTCATCGCCTGGGGCTTCATCACGATGCTCTTCATCCCGGCCGGCTTCTTCGGTGCCAACAGCCCCTTCGGCTGGCACTGGGCACCCGTGGCCGAGATCATCGGCGGTGGCGGCGACCCGGCCGTCATCGGCTGGAACGGCGCCATGACGCAGCTCGCTGCCGGTGACGTCAGCGCCTACGTGGGCCTCGTCGGCCCGATGGTCACCTACCTCCTGCCGCTCCTCATCGCCAACACCGCCGGCCGCATGGTCTACGGCGAGCGCGGTGGGGTCGTCGCGACCATCGCCGTGATGGGCGTCATCGTCGGCACCGACATCCCGATGTTCCTCGGCGCGATGATCATGGGCCCGATCGCGGCCTACGCCACCAAGCAGATGGACCGCATCTGGGACGGCAAGATCAAGCCCGGCTTCGAGATGCTGGTGAACAACTTCTCCGCCGGCATCCTCGGCATGATCCTGGCCATCATCGGCTTCTTCGTGTTCGGACCGATCATGCTCGGCATCTCCACGGTGCTCGGCGCCGCGGTGGCCTGGCTCGTCTCGCTCGGCCTGCTCCCGCTGCTGTCGATCATCGTCGAGCCCGCGAAGGTGCTGTTCCTCAACAACGCCATCAACCACGGTGTCTTCACCCCGCTCGGCATCGAGCAGGCCGCCGACACCGGCAAGTCGATCCTGTTCCTCATCGAGGCCAACCCCGGCCCCGGTCTGGGTCTGCTGCTGGCGTTCACGTTCTTCGGAGTCGGCGCCGCGAAGGCATCCGCCCCCGGCGCGATCGTGATCCAGTTCTTCGGCGGCATCCACGAGATCTACTTCCCGTACGCGCTGGCCAAGCCCATGACCATCCTCGCGCTCATCGCGGGCGGTGCGACCGGTGTCGCCACCAACGCGCTGCTCGGCGGAGGTCTGGCCTTCCCCGCGGCTCCCGGCAGCATCATCGCCGTGAGCGCCGCCGGCATCGGACCCGGCGTGGGCAACCTCGTCGTCGTCTACCTGTCGGTGGTCCTCGCCGCGGCGGTCAGCTTCCTGGTGGCCGCTGTCATCCTGAGGGCCTCGCGCAAGCGCGATCTGCTCGCCGAGGGCGACTCGTTCGGTGCCGCGATCGCGCAGACCGAGGCGAACAAGGGCAAGGCGTCTGTGGCCATGGACGCGCTCCGCTCCTCTCGCGGACGGGACGACGCCGCCGAGCGCGACGCGGACTCGGCGCTCGACAAGCTCGAGACGCAGGCCGCGTCCGGCGGTCGTGAAGACGGCGGTCTGCTGACCACCAAGCAGGTGCGCAGCATCGTCTTCGCGTGCGACGCGGGCATGGGCTCGTCAGCGATGGGCGCGAGCGTCCTGCGCAACAAGATGAAGAAGGCGGGCATCGAGGGCGTCACGGTCGTCAACCAGGCGATCGCGAACCTCGACGGCAGCGCCGACCTCATCATCACGCAGAACCAGCTCACCGATCGGGCACGTCAGAAGTCCCCTGAGGCCATCCATGTCTCGGTGGACAACTTCATGAATTCCCCGAAGTACGAAGAGGTCGTGGACCTGGTCCGCGACCAGCACCAGGATGGTGCATAG